The following proteins are co-located in the Halostella salina genome:
- a CDS encoding aspartate aminotransferase family protein, with protein sequence MTAGPPIADLHYDDAPNVGSVPGPESRRLLERQREIDSSAVAYPEDIPVAFEEGKGATVRDADGNTYIDMFAGIGVLNVGHANPYVLEAVHEQADKLVHTVDFPSEARLDLIEKLNEIAPAGLRDNNRVVFGGPTGSDAVEASIKLAKYNTGGDGLIAFRGSYHGATSGAMSITSNKGFKDDYTPLLPETVHAPYPFPFRQDKEPDAAVEHALEEVKEIVEDPYGGLANPAGIFVEPIQGEGGVVTPPEGFLSGLRDIADDNDLPLMFDEIQSGMGRTGEWWACDWEGVTPDIMTSAKALGGTGFPLSATMYREELDTWGSGDHAGTYRGHVVAMRAGTRTIEYVQEHDLLAHARDLGDHIRARLRAIGESNPRLGEVRGKGLFIGAEFVDGEGAPDGDAVDAIQQYCFEHGVLVWTAGRHGNVLRLLPPLVLTRDLADTALDVIADAVEHATADTQSA encoded by the coding sequence ATGACGGCAGGACCACCGATAGCGGACCTTCACTACGACGACGCACCGAACGTCGGCAGCGTGCCCGGGCCGGAGTCCCGGCGGCTGCTCGAACGGCAGCGCGAGATAGACAGCAGCGCGGTCGCCTACCCCGAGGACATCCCGGTCGCGTTCGAGGAGGGCAAGGGCGCGACGGTGCGCGACGCCGACGGCAACACCTACATCGACATGTTCGCGGGCATCGGCGTGCTGAACGTGGGGCACGCGAACCCGTACGTGCTGGAGGCCGTCCACGAGCAGGCGGACAAGCTCGTCCACACGGTCGACTTCCCGAGCGAGGCTCGCCTCGACCTGATCGAGAAGCTGAACGAGATCGCGCCCGCTGGCCTCCGTGACAACAACCGCGTCGTGTTCGGCGGTCCGACCGGCAGCGACGCCGTCGAGGCGTCGATCAAGCTCGCCAAGTACAACACCGGCGGCGACGGCCTGATCGCCTTCCGCGGGTCGTACCACGGCGCGACCAGCGGCGCGATGAGCATCACGTCGAACAAGGGGTTCAAGGACGACTACACGCCGCTGCTGCCGGAGACGGTCCACGCGCCGTACCCCTTCCCGTTCCGGCAGGACAAGGAGCCGGACGCCGCGGTCGAGCACGCGCTGGAGGAGGTCAAGGAGATCGTCGAGGACCCGTACGGCGGCCTCGCCAACCCGGCGGGCATCTTCGTCGAGCCGATCCAGGGCGAGGGCGGCGTCGTCACCCCTCCGGAGGGGTTCCTGTCGGGGCTGCGCGACATCGCCGACGACAACGACCTCCCGCTGATGTTCGACGAGATCCAGAGCGGGATGGGCCGCACCGGCGAGTGGTGGGCCTGCGACTGGGAGGGGGTCACGCCGGACATCATGACCTCGGCGAAGGCGCTGGGCGGCACCGGGTTCCCGCTGTCCGCGACGATGTACCGCGAGGAACTCGACACGTGGGGGTCGGGCGACCACGCCGGCACCTACCGCGGCCACGTCGTCGCCATGCGGGCCGGGACCCGCACCATCGAGTACGTGCAGGAACACGACCTGCTGGCACACGCCCGCGACCTCGGCGACCACATCCGCGCTCGCCTGCGGGCGATCGGCGAGAGCAACCCCCGCCTCGGCGAGGTCCGCGGCAAGGGGCTGTTCATCGGCGCGGAGTTCGTCGACGGCGAGGGCGCGCCCGACGGCGACGCCGTCGACGCGATCCAGCAGTACTGCTTCGAGCACGGCGTCCTCGTCTGGACGGCCGGCCGGCACGGCAACGTCCTCCGACTGCTCCCGCCGCTGGTGCTCACGCGGGACCTGGCCGACACCGCGCTGGACGTGATCGCCGACGCCGTCGAGCACGCGACCGCCGACACGCAGTCGGC